The following proteins are co-located in the Tripterygium wilfordii isolate XIE 37 chromosome 2, ASM1340144v1, whole genome shotgun sequence genome:
- the LOC120013473 gene encoding SWI/SNF complex subunit SWI3D-like isoform X1 yields the protein MEDKRRALPPASSSAGTGIQAGEPAQSRRRPGGQKRKLNVLSASNTLSTPSKRVTREKNLNSHSSIHNGPLTRARQSPNILAYAASGVKFEERPILTAEAALADDERRKASEAESKALEAALEAEFEAIKSRDANSHVVPSHCGWFSWKKINVLEECAMPTFFNNKSETQTPDVYLEIRNWILKKFHSNPNVLIESKDLSELEVGDLDSRQKVLEFLDYWGLINFHPFPQDVAVASTNDDRTAKIDSFPDKIYCFEAIQPCPPMVPKPKLPNIRTPAMPFGVFPTSAIAEELVRPEGPAVELPEYHCNSCSADCSQKRYHCQTQADYDLCTDCFNSGKFGSDMSSSDFILMVPAEAPGVSGGKWTDQETLLLLEALELYKENWNEIADHVATKTKAQCILHFVQMPIEETFLDSDEDIIASSKETADPAASTNDSSVSKDDKETDKGKSRASEDQPSPMEETKPEDACEAKACQETSKTENLSNMKVGEQASASAGTGEVKAAHKTGENIALKALREAFGAVGYFPMPGRPLSFAEVGNPVMALVVFLARLVGSDVANASARSSLKSVSSNSPGLQLATRHCFVLDDPPVDKNEPGASESAVTDMVDRQTSKVNEEQINTQKEENSTSGLSDRDFCFKKDEKMENSIPKEQKSLISENLKPAEKLLAEKQSFSCEVVPGNIDEPRNSKLAKDPTLKIMKESDDLASKAEFPPSCVKGHEEETALGEHSQPSEVKNVEMLSDMLSLEKDIHGHLATSGSVGEPFLPAETLKDVDKASDSLPPENNERQLVISSSVMELSQPTEVTKDVDMVSKYLLSEKNGQQSVPSDPAGEPSLPLEAQKDVDMISDSLSLEKNEYLHPEASNSVIKNGTNAGEDQIKDSKMDRHGCTETKDMQDIDKLKRAAASAISAAAVKAEVLAEQEEEEIRQLVASMIEKQLHNLETKLALFSEMDSIIMRGKEQLERSRHKLFHERGLIIASRLGLPPSSSRAGPPSLPADRNAMNFANSVPRPPLSMTSIRPPISRTMGTAPPTSNPFVASAVAGSTVQPSGQDRTPSVVAK from the exons ATGGAGGACAAAAGGCGAGCTCTACCGCCGGCGAGCTCATCTGCGGGAACTGGAATTCAGGCAGGAGAGCCTGCTCAGTCCCGGCGCCGACCAGGAGGgcaaaagagaaaattgaatGTACTATCGGCATCGAATACTTTGTCTACCCCGTCGAAACGCGTTACTCGCGAGAAGAACTTGAATTCCCACTCGTCGATCCATAACGGTCCCTTGACCCGGGCGCGCCAGAGCCCCAACATCCTCGCTTACGCTGCTTCCGGAGTAAAGTTCGAGGAGAGGCCAATATTGACTGCAGAGGCGGCCCTGGCGGATGATGAGCGACGCAAGGCAAGTGAGGCGGAGTCAAAAGCACTGGAGGCAGCACTTGAAGCTGAGTTTGAGGCAATTAAATCTCGGGATGCTAACTCGCACGTTGTACCCAGTCATTGCG GTTGGTTTTCATGGAAAAAAATCAATGTTCTCGAGGAGTGCGCAATGCCTACATTCTTCAACAATAAATCTGAAACCCAGACGCCTGATGTTTATTTGGAAATTCGCAACTGGATCCTGAAGAAGTTCCACTCAAACCCAAATGTTCTAATTGAATCAAAGGATCTATCAGAGCTTGAAGTTGGAGATTTGGATTCCCGGCAGAAggtcttggaattcttggactACTGGGGTCTGATTAATTTCCATCCATTTCCACAAGATGTAGCTGTTGCCAGCACCAATGATGACAGAACAGCAAAAATAGATTCTTTCCCTGATAAAATTTATTGCTTTGAAGCCATTCAGCCATGTCCGCCCATGGTTCCTAAACCCAAGTTACCCAATATTAGAACTCCGGCTATGCCTTTTGGGGTGTTTCCAACTTCTGCAATTGCTGAAGAGTTGGTGAGGCCAGAGGGGCCAGCGGTTGAGTTACCTGAGTACCATTGCAATTCTTGTTCAGCTGATTGCTCTCAGAAGCGCTACCATTGCCAGACGCAG GCAGATTACGATTTGTGTACCGATTGCTTTAATAGTGGAAAATTTGGCTCCGATATGTCTTCATCAGATTTTATTCTCATGGTGCCTGCTGAGGCTCCAGGTGTTAGTGGTGGAAAGTGGACTGATCAGGAGACTCTCCTCCTCCTTGAAGCATTGGAACTTTACAAAGAAAACTGGAATGAGATTGCGGACCATGTTGCCACAAAAACAAAAGCTCAATGTATTTTACATTTTGTTCAAATGCCGATTGAGGAAACTTTCCTTGATTCTGATGAGGATATTATTGCCAGTTCCAAGGAAACTGCAGATCCAGCTGCATCCACTAATGATTCTTCTGTCTCCAAGGATGATAAGGAAACAGACAAGGGTAAGTCTAGAGCTAGTGAGGATCAGCCTTCTCCTATGGAAGAAACAAAACCAGAAGATGCATGTGAAGCAAAAGCTTGTCAGGAaacttcaaaaacagaaaatcttAGTAACATGAAAGTTGGTGAGCAAGCTTCTGCATCAGCTGGTACTGGTGAAGTCAAGGCTGCTCATAAAACTGGTGAAAACATTGCGTTAAAGGCTCTTAGGGAAGCTTTTGGAGCTGTTGGTTATTTTCCAATGCCTGGAAGACCACTTTCATTTGCTGAAGTGGGAAATCCTGTCATGGCACTG GTTGTGTTCCTGGCACGGTTGGTAGGATCTGATGTTGCTAATGCTTCAGCCCGCAGTTCTTTAAAATCCGTGTCCAGCAATTCTCCAGGTCTGCAGCTGGCCACTAGGCATTGTTTTGTTTTGGATGACCCCCCAGTTGACAAGAATGAACCTGGTGCTTCTGAAAG TGCTGTCACTGATATGGTGGATAGACAAACTAGTAAAGTCAATGAGGAGCAGATCAATACCCAGAAAGAGGAGAACTCTACCTCTGGTTTGAGTGACAGGGATTTCTGTTTTAAAAAAGATGAGAAAATGGAAAATTCTATTCCTAAAGAACAAAAGAGTTTGATTTCGGAAAATCTCAAGCCTGCAGAGAAATTACTTGCTGAAAAGCAGTCATTTTCTTGTGAAGTTGTACCTGGAAATATTGATGAACCAAGAAATTCAAAGTTAGCAAAGGATCCAACACTAAAGATCATGAAAGAATCAGATGATTTGGCATCTAAGGCAGAGTTTCCTCCTAGTTGTGTGAAGGGGCATGAAGAGGAAACTGCATTAGGAGAGCATTCTCAGCCTTCAGAGGTAAAGAATGTGGAAATGTTATCTGATATGCTCTCTCTGGAAAAAGATATCCACGGTCATTTGGCTACATCAGGGTCAGTTGGAGAGCCCTTTCTACCTGCAGAGACATTGAAGGACGTGGATAAGGCATCTGATTCTCTGCCTCCTGAAAACAATGAGCGGCAGTTGGTTATATCAAGTTCCGTTATGGAGCTGTCTCAACCTACAGAGGTTACAAAAGATGTTGATATGGTGTCTAAATATTTGCTTTCTGAGAAGAATGGGCAGCAGTCAGTCCCATCAGATCCCGCTGGAGAGCCCTCTCTACCTTTGGAGGCACAAAAAGATGTAGATATGATATCTGATTCCCTGTCTTTGGAGAAGAATGAATATCTACATCCAGAAGCTTCAAATTCAGTGATTAAAAATGGAACAAATGCCG GTGAGGATCAAATAAAAGACAGTAAAATGGACAGGCATGGCTGCACAGAGACCAAAGACATGCAGGATATTGATAAATTAAAGCGTGCAGCTGCTTCTGCAATCTCGGCAGCTGCAGTGAAGGCGGAAGTTCTTGCAGAGcaggaagaggaagaaatccGACAACTTGTTGCATCAATGATAGAGAAGCAG TTACATAATTTGGAAACCAAGTTGGCTCTCTTTAGTGAGATGGATAGCATAATTATGAGAGGAAAGGAGCAATTGGAGAGGTCAAGGCATAAGCTATTCCATGAGCGTGGACTGATAATAGCTTCACGGCTTGGTTTACCACCTTCATCATCTAGGGCAGGTCCGCCATCATTGCCTGCCGACAGAAACGCTATGAACTTTGCAAACTCAGTTCCAAGGCCCCCACTAAGCATGACTTCCATACGGCCACCAATTTCAAGAACCATGGGAACTGCACCTCCCACTTCTAACCCTTTTGTAGCCTCCGCTGTAGCAGGAAGTACCGTCCAGCCTTCAGGCCAAGATAGAACCCCTTCGGTTGTGGCAAAGTAG
- the LOC120013473 gene encoding SWI/SNF complex subunit SWI3D-like isoform X2, which translates to MEDKRRALPPASSSAGTGIQAGEPAQSRRRPGGQKRKLNVLSASNTLSTPSKRVTREKNLNSHSSIHNGPLTRARQSPNILAYAASGVKFEERPILTAEAALADDERRKASEAESKALEAALEAEFEAIKSRDANSHVVPSHCGWFSWKKINVLEECAMPTFFNNKSETQTPDVYLEIRNWILKKFHSNPNVLIESKDLSELEVGDLDSRQKVLEFLDYWGLINFHPFPQDVAVASTNDDRTAKIDSFPDKIYCFEAIQPCPPMVPKPKLPNIRTPAMPFGVFPTSAIAEELVRPEGPAVELPEYHCNSCSADCSQKRYHCQTQADYDLCTDCFNSGKFGSDMSSSDFILMVPAEAPGVSGGKWTDQETLLLLEALELYKENWNEIADHVATKTKAQCILHFVQMPIEETFLDSDEDIIASSKETADPAASTNDSSVSKDDKETDKGKSRASEDQPSPMEETKPEDACEAKACQETSKTENLSNMKVGEQASASAGTGEVKAAHKTGENIALKALREAFGAVGYFPMPGRPLSFAEVGNPVMALVVFLARLVGSDVANASARSSLKSVSSNSPGLQLATRHCFVLDDPPVDKNEPGASESAVTDMVDRQTSKVNEEQINTQKEENSTSGLSDRDFCFKKDEKMENSIPKEQKSLISENLKPAEKLLAEKQSFSCEVVPGNIDEPRNSKLAKDPTLKIMKESDDLASKAEFPPSCVKGHEEETALGEHSQPSEVKNVEMLSDMLSLEKDIHGHLATSGSVGEPFLPAETLKDVDKASDSLPPENNERQLVISSSVMELSQPTEVTKDVDMVSKYLLSEKNGQQSVPSDPAGEPSLPLEAQKDVDMISDSLSLEKNEYLHPEASNSVIKNGTNAGEDQIKDSKMDRHGCTETKDMQDIDKLKRAAASAISAAAVKAEVLAEQEEEEIRQLVASMIENYIIWKPSWLSLVRWIA; encoded by the exons ATGGAGGACAAAAGGCGAGCTCTACCGCCGGCGAGCTCATCTGCGGGAACTGGAATTCAGGCAGGAGAGCCTGCTCAGTCCCGGCGCCGACCAGGAGGgcaaaagagaaaattgaatGTACTATCGGCATCGAATACTTTGTCTACCCCGTCGAAACGCGTTACTCGCGAGAAGAACTTGAATTCCCACTCGTCGATCCATAACGGTCCCTTGACCCGGGCGCGCCAGAGCCCCAACATCCTCGCTTACGCTGCTTCCGGAGTAAAGTTCGAGGAGAGGCCAATATTGACTGCAGAGGCGGCCCTGGCGGATGATGAGCGACGCAAGGCAAGTGAGGCGGAGTCAAAAGCACTGGAGGCAGCACTTGAAGCTGAGTTTGAGGCAATTAAATCTCGGGATGCTAACTCGCACGTTGTACCCAGTCATTGCG GTTGGTTTTCATGGAAAAAAATCAATGTTCTCGAGGAGTGCGCAATGCCTACATTCTTCAACAATAAATCTGAAACCCAGACGCCTGATGTTTATTTGGAAATTCGCAACTGGATCCTGAAGAAGTTCCACTCAAACCCAAATGTTCTAATTGAATCAAAGGATCTATCAGAGCTTGAAGTTGGAGATTTGGATTCCCGGCAGAAggtcttggaattcttggactACTGGGGTCTGATTAATTTCCATCCATTTCCACAAGATGTAGCTGTTGCCAGCACCAATGATGACAGAACAGCAAAAATAGATTCTTTCCCTGATAAAATTTATTGCTTTGAAGCCATTCAGCCATGTCCGCCCATGGTTCCTAAACCCAAGTTACCCAATATTAGAACTCCGGCTATGCCTTTTGGGGTGTTTCCAACTTCTGCAATTGCTGAAGAGTTGGTGAGGCCAGAGGGGCCAGCGGTTGAGTTACCTGAGTACCATTGCAATTCTTGTTCAGCTGATTGCTCTCAGAAGCGCTACCATTGCCAGACGCAG GCAGATTACGATTTGTGTACCGATTGCTTTAATAGTGGAAAATTTGGCTCCGATATGTCTTCATCAGATTTTATTCTCATGGTGCCTGCTGAGGCTCCAGGTGTTAGTGGTGGAAAGTGGACTGATCAGGAGACTCTCCTCCTCCTTGAAGCATTGGAACTTTACAAAGAAAACTGGAATGAGATTGCGGACCATGTTGCCACAAAAACAAAAGCTCAATGTATTTTACATTTTGTTCAAATGCCGATTGAGGAAACTTTCCTTGATTCTGATGAGGATATTATTGCCAGTTCCAAGGAAACTGCAGATCCAGCTGCATCCACTAATGATTCTTCTGTCTCCAAGGATGATAAGGAAACAGACAAGGGTAAGTCTAGAGCTAGTGAGGATCAGCCTTCTCCTATGGAAGAAACAAAACCAGAAGATGCATGTGAAGCAAAAGCTTGTCAGGAaacttcaaaaacagaaaatcttAGTAACATGAAAGTTGGTGAGCAAGCTTCTGCATCAGCTGGTACTGGTGAAGTCAAGGCTGCTCATAAAACTGGTGAAAACATTGCGTTAAAGGCTCTTAGGGAAGCTTTTGGAGCTGTTGGTTATTTTCCAATGCCTGGAAGACCACTTTCATTTGCTGAAGTGGGAAATCCTGTCATGGCACTG GTTGTGTTCCTGGCACGGTTGGTAGGATCTGATGTTGCTAATGCTTCAGCCCGCAGTTCTTTAAAATCCGTGTCCAGCAATTCTCCAGGTCTGCAGCTGGCCACTAGGCATTGTTTTGTTTTGGATGACCCCCCAGTTGACAAGAATGAACCTGGTGCTTCTGAAAG TGCTGTCACTGATATGGTGGATAGACAAACTAGTAAAGTCAATGAGGAGCAGATCAATACCCAGAAAGAGGAGAACTCTACCTCTGGTTTGAGTGACAGGGATTTCTGTTTTAAAAAAGATGAGAAAATGGAAAATTCTATTCCTAAAGAACAAAAGAGTTTGATTTCGGAAAATCTCAAGCCTGCAGAGAAATTACTTGCTGAAAAGCAGTCATTTTCTTGTGAAGTTGTACCTGGAAATATTGATGAACCAAGAAATTCAAAGTTAGCAAAGGATCCAACACTAAAGATCATGAAAGAATCAGATGATTTGGCATCTAAGGCAGAGTTTCCTCCTAGTTGTGTGAAGGGGCATGAAGAGGAAACTGCATTAGGAGAGCATTCTCAGCCTTCAGAGGTAAAGAATGTGGAAATGTTATCTGATATGCTCTCTCTGGAAAAAGATATCCACGGTCATTTGGCTACATCAGGGTCAGTTGGAGAGCCCTTTCTACCTGCAGAGACATTGAAGGACGTGGATAAGGCATCTGATTCTCTGCCTCCTGAAAACAATGAGCGGCAGTTGGTTATATCAAGTTCCGTTATGGAGCTGTCTCAACCTACAGAGGTTACAAAAGATGTTGATATGGTGTCTAAATATTTGCTTTCTGAGAAGAATGGGCAGCAGTCAGTCCCATCAGATCCCGCTGGAGAGCCCTCTCTACCTTTGGAGGCACAAAAAGATGTAGATATGATATCTGATTCCCTGTCTTTGGAGAAGAATGAATATCTACATCCAGAAGCTTCAAATTCAGTGATTAAAAATGGAACAAATGCCG GTGAGGATCAAATAAAAGACAGTAAAATGGACAGGCATGGCTGCACAGAGACCAAAGACATGCAGGATATTGATAAATTAAAGCGTGCAGCTGCTTCTGCAATCTCGGCAGCTGCAGTGAAGGCGGAAGTTCTTGCAGAGcaggaagaggaagaaatccGACAACTTGTTGCATCAATGATAGAGAA TTACATAATTTGGAAACCAAGTTGGCTCTCTTTAGTGAGATGGATAGCATAA
- the LOC120013473 gene encoding SWI/SNF complex subunit SWI3D-like isoform X3: MEDKRRALPPASSSAGTGIQAGEPAQSRRRPGGQKRKLNVLSASNTLSTPSKRVTREKNLNSHSSIHNGPLTRARQSPNILAYAASGVKFEERPILTAEAALADDERRKASEAESKALEAALEAEFEAIKSRDANSHVVPSHCGWFSWKKINVLEECAMPTFFNNKSETQTPDVYLEIRNWILKKFHSNPNVLIESKDLSELEVGDLDSRQKVLEFLDYWGLINFHPFPQDVAVASTNDDRTAKIDSFPDKIYCFEAIQPCPPMVPKPKLPNIRTPAMPFGVFPTSAIAEELVRPEGPAVELPEYHCNSCSADCSQKRYHCQTQADYDLCTDCFNSGKFGSDMSSSDFILMVPAEAPGVSGGKWTDQETLLLLEALELYKENWNEIADHVATKTKAQCILHFVQMPIEETFLDSDEDIIASSKETADPAASTNDSSVSKDDKETDKGKSRASEDQPSPMEETKPEDACEAKACQETSKTENLSNMKVGEQASASAGTGEVKAAHKTGENIALKALREAFGAVGYFPMPGRPLSFAEVGNPVMALVVFLARLVGSDVANASARSSLKSVSSNSPGLQLATRHCFVLDDPPVDKNEPGASESAVTDMVDRQTSKVNEEQINTQKEENSTSGLSDRDFCFKKDEKMENSIPKEQKSLISENLKPAEKLLAEKQSFSCEVVPGNIDEPRNSKLAKDPTLKIMKESDDLASKAEFPPSCVKGHEEETALGEHSQPSEVKNVEMLSDMLSLEKDIHGHLATSGSVGEPFLPAETLKDVDKASDSLPPENNERQLVISSSVMELSQPTEVTKDVDMVSKYLLSEKNGQQSVPSDPAGEPSLPLEAQKDVDMISDSLSLEKNEYLHPEASNSVIKNGTNAGISLSISPSLS, translated from the exons ATGGAGGACAAAAGGCGAGCTCTACCGCCGGCGAGCTCATCTGCGGGAACTGGAATTCAGGCAGGAGAGCCTGCTCAGTCCCGGCGCCGACCAGGAGGgcaaaagagaaaattgaatGTACTATCGGCATCGAATACTTTGTCTACCCCGTCGAAACGCGTTACTCGCGAGAAGAACTTGAATTCCCACTCGTCGATCCATAACGGTCCCTTGACCCGGGCGCGCCAGAGCCCCAACATCCTCGCTTACGCTGCTTCCGGAGTAAAGTTCGAGGAGAGGCCAATATTGACTGCAGAGGCGGCCCTGGCGGATGATGAGCGACGCAAGGCAAGTGAGGCGGAGTCAAAAGCACTGGAGGCAGCACTTGAAGCTGAGTTTGAGGCAATTAAATCTCGGGATGCTAACTCGCACGTTGTACCCAGTCATTGCG GTTGGTTTTCATGGAAAAAAATCAATGTTCTCGAGGAGTGCGCAATGCCTACATTCTTCAACAATAAATCTGAAACCCAGACGCCTGATGTTTATTTGGAAATTCGCAACTGGATCCTGAAGAAGTTCCACTCAAACCCAAATGTTCTAATTGAATCAAAGGATCTATCAGAGCTTGAAGTTGGAGATTTGGATTCCCGGCAGAAggtcttggaattcttggactACTGGGGTCTGATTAATTTCCATCCATTTCCACAAGATGTAGCTGTTGCCAGCACCAATGATGACAGAACAGCAAAAATAGATTCTTTCCCTGATAAAATTTATTGCTTTGAAGCCATTCAGCCATGTCCGCCCATGGTTCCTAAACCCAAGTTACCCAATATTAGAACTCCGGCTATGCCTTTTGGGGTGTTTCCAACTTCTGCAATTGCTGAAGAGTTGGTGAGGCCAGAGGGGCCAGCGGTTGAGTTACCTGAGTACCATTGCAATTCTTGTTCAGCTGATTGCTCTCAGAAGCGCTACCATTGCCAGACGCAG GCAGATTACGATTTGTGTACCGATTGCTTTAATAGTGGAAAATTTGGCTCCGATATGTCTTCATCAGATTTTATTCTCATGGTGCCTGCTGAGGCTCCAGGTGTTAGTGGTGGAAAGTGGACTGATCAGGAGACTCTCCTCCTCCTTGAAGCATTGGAACTTTACAAAGAAAACTGGAATGAGATTGCGGACCATGTTGCCACAAAAACAAAAGCTCAATGTATTTTACATTTTGTTCAAATGCCGATTGAGGAAACTTTCCTTGATTCTGATGAGGATATTATTGCCAGTTCCAAGGAAACTGCAGATCCAGCTGCATCCACTAATGATTCTTCTGTCTCCAAGGATGATAAGGAAACAGACAAGGGTAAGTCTAGAGCTAGTGAGGATCAGCCTTCTCCTATGGAAGAAACAAAACCAGAAGATGCATGTGAAGCAAAAGCTTGTCAGGAaacttcaaaaacagaaaatcttAGTAACATGAAAGTTGGTGAGCAAGCTTCTGCATCAGCTGGTACTGGTGAAGTCAAGGCTGCTCATAAAACTGGTGAAAACATTGCGTTAAAGGCTCTTAGGGAAGCTTTTGGAGCTGTTGGTTATTTTCCAATGCCTGGAAGACCACTTTCATTTGCTGAAGTGGGAAATCCTGTCATGGCACTG GTTGTGTTCCTGGCACGGTTGGTAGGATCTGATGTTGCTAATGCTTCAGCCCGCAGTTCTTTAAAATCCGTGTCCAGCAATTCTCCAGGTCTGCAGCTGGCCACTAGGCATTGTTTTGTTTTGGATGACCCCCCAGTTGACAAGAATGAACCTGGTGCTTCTGAAAG TGCTGTCACTGATATGGTGGATAGACAAACTAGTAAAGTCAATGAGGAGCAGATCAATACCCAGAAAGAGGAGAACTCTACCTCTGGTTTGAGTGACAGGGATTTCTGTTTTAAAAAAGATGAGAAAATGGAAAATTCTATTCCTAAAGAACAAAAGAGTTTGATTTCGGAAAATCTCAAGCCTGCAGAGAAATTACTTGCTGAAAAGCAGTCATTTTCTTGTGAAGTTGTACCTGGAAATATTGATGAACCAAGAAATTCAAAGTTAGCAAAGGATCCAACACTAAAGATCATGAAAGAATCAGATGATTTGGCATCTAAGGCAGAGTTTCCTCCTAGTTGTGTGAAGGGGCATGAAGAGGAAACTGCATTAGGAGAGCATTCTCAGCCTTCAGAGGTAAAGAATGTGGAAATGTTATCTGATATGCTCTCTCTGGAAAAAGATATCCACGGTCATTTGGCTACATCAGGGTCAGTTGGAGAGCCCTTTCTACCTGCAGAGACATTGAAGGACGTGGATAAGGCATCTGATTCTCTGCCTCCTGAAAACAATGAGCGGCAGTTGGTTATATCAAGTTCCGTTATGGAGCTGTCTCAACCTACAGAGGTTACAAAAGATGTTGATATGGTGTCTAAATATTTGCTTTCTGAGAAGAATGGGCAGCAGTCAGTCCCATCAGATCCCGCTGGAGAGCCCTCTCTACCTTTGGAGGCACAAAAAGATGTAGATATGATATCTGATTCCCTGTCTTTGGAGAAGAATGAATATCTACATCCAGAAGCTTCAAATTCAGTGATTAAAAATGGAACAAATGCCGGTatatctctctctatctctccttctctctcttag
- the LOC120005490 gene encoding organ-specific protein P4-like, whose product MKPISLFFLLLLLCLLSIGTISHGRKEAGDYWKSIMKDQPMPDSIKSLYFQQNPRIPLSDKENANKFVKDFDVGRNAIIYHSRRWDDHNVEKVHIKDYKPKLMKEEKVSVEYGSK is encoded by the exons ATGAAACCcatctctcttttcttcctcctcctcctcctctgccTTCTCTCG ATTGGCACAATCAGCCATGGAAGAAAGGAAGCAGGAGACTATTGGAAGAGCATAATGAAGGACCAACCCATGCCAGATTCAATCAAGAGTCTATATTTTCAACAAAATCCGAGGATTCCTCTCTCGGATAAAGAGAATGCGAACAAGTTTGTCAAAGATTTCGATGTGGGACGTAATGCCATCATATATCACAGTCGTCGTTGGGACGACCATAATGTGGAGAAAGTTCACATCAAGGACTACAAGCCGAAGCTCATGAAAGAAGAGAAAGTGTCTGTCGAATATGGATCAAAATAA
- the LOC119981244 gene encoding organ-specific protein P4-like has translation MKPIFAFFLLFSLLMAARLSNGRKEPEEYWKRTMKDQPMPEQIKNLLFHQDPTPLSDKESKFVKDFDFGANAIIYHSRDHHKPERGLQAEAEMREGGDGYQITRKNIK, from the exons ATGAAACCCATATTTgctttcttccttctcttctccctTCTCATG GCTGCCAGACTCAGTAATGGAAGAAAGGAACCAGAAGAATATTGGAAGAGAACAATGAAGGACCAACCCATGCCAGAACAAATTAAgaatcttctttttcatcaagaCCCAACTCCTCTCTCAGACAAAGAGAGCAAATTTGTGAAAGATTTTGATTTTGGGGCTAATGCTATAATTTATCACAGCCGTGACCACCATAAACCAGAGAGAGGACTTCAAGCTGAGGCTGAGATGAGGGAAGGAGGAGATGGGTATCAAATAACAAGGAAGAATATCAAATAG